From Apium graveolens cultivar Ventura chromosome 9, ASM990537v1, whole genome shotgun sequence, the proteins below share one genomic window:
- the LOC141686021 gene encoding protein FAR1-RELATED SEQUENCE 5-like translates to MIIADLDKIRVNQDSFCGDSSKSGSDVGISVVTDVSSTESESSSRNYTISPGGNRYYIPSCVVENGVPYTNQVFESVDQGYQFYNTYARLGDFSVRKTTEKLDDAGTVLLKHFVCSCEGFNNPKDDPKVLKKRCSVTRRCGCKAKMVLKYMVPNKYFVYCFVAYHNHPLTCEKCRHFLRSSREMTTSLRNICYNGANVNIGVSKSFSFAKEMYGGYANVGASLQDFQNFNRDLKLFIG, encoded by the exons ATGATTATAGCTGATTTGGATAAAATTAGAGTTAATCAAG aTTCGTTTTGCGGAGATTCTTCTAAGAGTGGCAGTGATGTTGGTATCAGTGTTGTTACTGATGTTTCTTCAACAGAAAGTGAAAGTAGTTCGAGAAATTATACTATATCTCCTGGTGGTAATAGGTATTATATACCTAGTTGTGTTGTTGAGAATGGCGTGCCTTACACTAATCAGGTTTTTGAGAGTGTAGATCAAGGTTATCAGTTTTATAATACTTATGCTCGTTTAGGTGATTTTAGCGTTCGCAAAACAACTGAAAAGCTAGATGATGCCGGTACTGTTTTGTTGAAACATTTTGTCTGTAGTTGTGAAGGGTTCAATAATCCTAAGGATGATCCAAAAGTTTTGAAGAAGAGATGTTCTGTTACTCGTAGGTGTGGATGTAAAGCAAAGATGGTTTTGAAGTATATGGTTCCGAATAAATATTTTGTGTACTGCTTTGTTGCGTATCACAATCATCCTTTGACATGTGAAAAATGTCGTCATTTTTTGCGATCTAGTCGTGAGATGACTACTAGTTTGAGAAATATATGTTATAATGGTGCAAATGTGAATATTGGTGTTAGTAAGTCATTTAGTTTTGCCAAAGAAATGTATGGTGGATATGCTAATGTTGGTGCTTCGCTGCAAGATTTTCAGAACTTCAATAGGGATTTGAAATTGTTTATTG GATAA
- the LOC141686022 gene encoding protein FAR1-RELATED SEQUENCE 7-like codes for MDKQRNETVRLDHESKSSLPTTLSKWFIEDDATTLYTRTIFYKIQEEILASCLEMQIKRMSEEVDGVTHFEIRDVRVKDKLFKVFVSMDHAVCSCKKFVMCGIVCRHAFCGLKQIGVTKFPRSLVLNRWMQTADSGTLSNLDVVTSDYFKMEQVSLKLAIIWFDFCQAVDKAGVEMDRLEHVHNTIKKLNTELDAYDGSIVGFTKKDHIAAMVGQQPEGEVNILPPNICKNKGNYFKWLMSDREKAINKSKKRSRKCALCRATTHDATRCIKRKKASVE; via the exons ATGGACAAGCAAAGGAATGAGACAGTTAGACTGGATCATGAGTCAAAGTCAAGTCTTCCTACGACATTGTCAAAGTGGTTTATAGAAGATGATGCAACCACTTTGTATACACGtactattttttataaaattcaggaagaaatCCTCGCTTCTTGTTTGGAAATGCAAATTAAGCGTATGAGTGAAGAAGTTGATGGTGTTACTCATTTTGAAATCAGGGATGTGAGGGTAAAAGACAAACTCTTTAAG GTTTTTGTTAGTATGGACCATGCTGTGTGTTCTTGCAAGAAATTTGTGATGTGTGGTATTGTTTGCAGACATGCATTTTGTGGTTTGAAACAAATTGGGGTTACCAAATTTCCAAGAAGCCTTGTCCTTAATCGTTGGATGCAAACTGCTGATAGTGGAACTTTATCGAATTTAGATGTGGTAACCAGTGATTATTTTAAGATGGAACAAGTATCTTTAAAATTGGCCATAATTTGGTTTGATTTTTGCCAAGCAGTTGACAAGGCTGGGGTAGAAATGGATAGACTTGAGCATGTACACAACACTATAAAGAAGTTAAATACAGAGTTGGATGCTTATGATGGATCTATTGTCGGTTTTACAAAAAAGGATCATATTGCTGCAATGGTCGGTCAGCAACCTGAAGGAGAAGTGAACATTCTTCCACCTAATATTTGTAAGAACAAAGGAAACTACTTTAAGTGGCTGATGAGTGATAGGGAAAAAGCAATTAACAAATCGAAGAAAAGAAGTCGGAAGTGTGCACTATGTCGCGCAACAACTCATGATGCAACAAGATGTATAAAAAGGAAGAAAGCCAGTGTTGAATAA